Proteins encoded in a region of the Eulemur rufifrons isolate Redbay chromosome 15, OSU_ERuf_1, whole genome shotgun sequence genome:
- the ALDH8A1 gene encoding 2-aminomuconic semialdehyde dehydrogenase isoform X3 → MAATKALLMLENFIDGKFLPCNSYIDSYDPSTGEVYCRVPDSGKEEIEAAVEAARRAFPGWSSRSPQERAQVLNKLADLLEQSLEELAQAESKDQGKTLALARTMDIPRSVLNFRFFASSILHHTSECTQMDHLGCMHYTVRTPVGIAGLISPWNLPLYLLTWKIAPAMAAGNTVIAKPSELTSVTAWMLCKLLDKAGVPPGVVNIVFGTGPRVGEALVSHPEVPLISFTGSQPTAERITQLSAPHCKKLSLELGGKNPAIIFEDANLDECIPATVRSSFANQVRSYVKKALSEGARIQCGEGVDKLHLPARNQAGYFMLPTVITDIKDESCCMKEEIFGPVTCVTPFDSEEEVIQRANNVKYGLAATVWSRDVGRVHRVAKKLQSGLVWTNCWLIRELNLPFGGMKSSGIGREGTKDSYDFFTEIKTITVKH, encoded by the exons ATGGCTGCAACAAAGGCACTTCTGATGCTGGAAAACTTCATAGATGGAAAGTTTTTACCTTGTAACTCATACATAGATTCTTATGACCCATCGACAGGGGAGGTGTACTGCAGAGTGCCAGATAGTGGAAAAGAAGAG ATTGAAGCTGCAGTCGAGGCTGCCAGAAGAGCCTTTCCCGGCTGGTCATCCCGGAGTCCCCAGGAGCGAGCGCAGGTCCTCAACAAGCTGGCAGATTTGCTGGAGCAGTCCCTGGAGGAGCTGGCCCAGGCAGAATCTAAAGACCAAG GGAAAACCTTAGCACTGGCAAGAACCATGGACATTCCCCGGTCTGTACTGAACTTCCGGTTCTTTGCTTCCTCCATCCTGCACCACACGTCAGAGTGCACGCAGATGGACCACCTGGGCTGTATGCACTACACCGTGCGGACCCCTGTGGGAATCG CTGGTCTGATCAGTCCTTGGAATTTGCCACTCTACTTGCTGACCTGGAAGATAGCTCCGGCGATGGCGGCAGGGAATACCGTGATAGCCAAGCCCAGCGAGCTGACCTCAGTGACCGCGTGGATGTTGTGTAAACTCCTGGATAAAGCAG GTGTTCCACCAGGTGTGGTCAATATCGTGTTTGGAACGGGGCCCAGGGTCGGGGAGGCCCTGGTGTCCCATCCAGAGGTGCCGCTCATCTCCTTCACGGGGAGCCAGCCCACGGCGGAGCGGATCACCCAGCTCAGTGCTCCCCACTGCAAGAAGCTCTCCCTGGAGCTGGGGGGCAAGAATCCTGCCATCATCTTTGAGGACGCCAACCTGGACGAGTGCATTCCAGCCACCGTCAGGTCCAGCTTCGCTAACCAG GTCAGAAGCTATGTCAAGAAAGCTCTTTCCGAAGGCGCCCGAATTCAGTGCGGGGAGGGTGTGGATAAGTTGCACCTCCCCGCCAGGAATCAGGCAGGCTATTTTATGCTTCCCACGGTGATAACAGACATTAAGGATGAATCCTGCTGCATGAAGGAAGAGATATTTGGTCCAGTGACGTGTGTCACCCCCTTTGATAGCGAAGAGGAAGTGATTCAAAGAGCCAACAACGTTAAATATGGGCTGGCAGCCACGGTGTGGTCAAGAGACGTGGGGCGCGTCCACCGCGTGGCTAAGAAGCTGCAGTCGGGCTTGGTCTGGACCAACTGCTGGCTCATCAGAGAGCTGAATCTTCCTTTTGGGGGGATGAAGAGTTCTGGGATAGGTAGAGAAGGAACTAAGGACTCTTACGACTTCTTCACTGAAATCAAAACCATCACCGTTAAACACTGA
- the ALDH8A1 gene encoding 2-aminomuconic semialdehyde dehydrogenase isoform X2, with product MAATKALLMLENFIDGKFLPCNSYIDSYDPSTGEVYCRVPDSGKEEIEAAVEAARRAFPGWSSRSPQERAQVLNKLADLLEQSLEELAQAESKDQGKTLALARTMDIPRSVLNFRFFASSILHHTSECTQMDHLGCMHYTVRTPVGIGVPPGVVNIVFGTGPRVGEALVSHPEVPLISFTGSQPTAERITQLSAPHCKKLSLELGGKNPAIIFEDANLDECIPATVRSSFANQGEICLCTSRIFVQKSIYSEFLKRFVEATRKWKVGIPSDPSASMGALISKAHLEKVRSYVKKALSEGARIQCGEGVDKLHLPARNQAGYFMLPTVITDIKDESCCMKEEIFGPVTCVTPFDSEEEVIQRANNVKYGLAATVWSRDVGRVHRVAKKLQSGLVWTNCWLIRELNLPFGGMKSSGIGREGTKDSYDFFTEIKTITVKH from the exons ATGGCTGCAACAAAGGCACTTCTGATGCTGGAAAACTTCATAGATGGAAAGTTTTTACCTTGTAACTCATACATAGATTCTTATGACCCATCGACAGGGGAGGTGTACTGCAGAGTGCCAGATAGTGGAAAAGAAGAG ATTGAAGCTGCAGTCGAGGCTGCCAGAAGAGCCTTTCCCGGCTGGTCATCCCGGAGTCCCCAGGAGCGAGCGCAGGTCCTCAACAAGCTGGCAGATTTGCTGGAGCAGTCCCTGGAGGAGCTGGCCCAGGCAGAATCTAAAGACCAAG GGAAAACCTTAGCACTGGCAAGAACCATGGACATTCCCCGGTCTGTACTGAACTTCCGGTTCTTTGCTTCCTCCATCCTGCACCACACGTCAGAGTGCACGCAGATGGACCACCTGGGCTGTATGCACTACACCGTGCGGACCCCTGTGGGAATCG GTGTTCCACCAGGTGTGGTCAATATCGTGTTTGGAACGGGGCCCAGGGTCGGGGAGGCCCTGGTGTCCCATCCAGAGGTGCCGCTCATCTCCTTCACGGGGAGCCAGCCCACGGCGGAGCGGATCACCCAGCTCAGTGCTCCCCACTGCAAGAAGCTCTCCCTGGAGCTGGGGGGCAAGAATCCTGCCATCATCTTTGAGGACGCCAACCTGGACGAGTGCATTCCAGCCACCGTCAGGTCCAGCTTCGCTAACCAG GGTGAAATCTGCCTCTGTACCAGCAGGATCTTTGTCCAGAAGAGCATCTATAGTGAATTTTTGAAGAGATTTGTGGAAGCTACCAGAAAGTGGAAAGTCGGCATTCCCTCTGACCCATCGGCCAGCATGGGCGCTCTGATAAGTAAAGCACATTTGGAGAAA GTCAGAAGCTATGTCAAGAAAGCTCTTTCCGAAGGCGCCCGAATTCAGTGCGGGGAGGGTGTGGATAAGTTGCACCTCCCCGCCAGGAATCAGGCAGGCTATTTTATGCTTCCCACGGTGATAACAGACATTAAGGATGAATCCTGCTGCATGAAGGAAGAGATATTTGGTCCAGTGACGTGTGTCACCCCCTTTGATAGCGAAGAGGAAGTGATTCAAAGAGCCAACAACGTTAAATATGGGCTGGCAGCCACGGTGTGGTCAAGAGACGTGGGGCGCGTCCACCGCGTGGCTAAGAAGCTGCAGTCGGGCTTGGTCTGGACCAACTGCTGGCTCATCAGAGAGCTGAATCTTCCTTTTGGGGGGATGAAGAGTTCTGGGATAGGTAGAGAAGGAACTAAGGACTCTTACGACTTCTTCACTGAAATCAAAACCATCACCGTTAAACACTGA
- the ALDH8A1 gene encoding 2-aminomuconic semialdehyde dehydrogenase isoform X1 codes for MAATKALLMLENFIDGKFLPCNSYIDSYDPSTGEVYCRVPDSGKEEIEAAVEAARRAFPGWSSRSPQERAQVLNKLADLLEQSLEELAQAESKDQGKTLALARTMDIPRSVLNFRFFASSILHHTSECTQMDHLGCMHYTVRTPVGIAGLISPWNLPLYLLTWKIAPAMAAGNTVIAKPSELTSVTAWMLCKLLDKAGVPPGVVNIVFGTGPRVGEALVSHPEVPLISFTGSQPTAERITQLSAPHCKKLSLELGGKNPAIIFEDANLDECIPATVRSSFANQGEICLCTSRIFVQKSIYSEFLKRFVEATRKWKVGIPSDPSASMGALISKAHLEKVRSYVKKALSEGARIQCGEGVDKLHLPARNQAGYFMLPTVITDIKDESCCMKEEIFGPVTCVTPFDSEEEVIQRANNVKYGLAATVWSRDVGRVHRVAKKLQSGLVWTNCWLIRELNLPFGGMKSSGIGREGTKDSYDFFTEIKTITVKH; via the exons ATGGCTGCAACAAAGGCACTTCTGATGCTGGAAAACTTCATAGATGGAAAGTTTTTACCTTGTAACTCATACATAGATTCTTATGACCCATCGACAGGGGAGGTGTACTGCAGAGTGCCAGATAGTGGAAAAGAAGAG ATTGAAGCTGCAGTCGAGGCTGCCAGAAGAGCCTTTCCCGGCTGGTCATCCCGGAGTCCCCAGGAGCGAGCGCAGGTCCTCAACAAGCTGGCAGATTTGCTGGAGCAGTCCCTGGAGGAGCTGGCCCAGGCAGAATCTAAAGACCAAG GGAAAACCTTAGCACTGGCAAGAACCATGGACATTCCCCGGTCTGTACTGAACTTCCGGTTCTTTGCTTCCTCCATCCTGCACCACACGTCAGAGTGCACGCAGATGGACCACCTGGGCTGTATGCACTACACCGTGCGGACCCCTGTGGGAATCG CTGGTCTGATCAGTCCTTGGAATTTGCCACTCTACTTGCTGACCTGGAAGATAGCTCCGGCGATGGCGGCAGGGAATACCGTGATAGCCAAGCCCAGCGAGCTGACCTCAGTGACCGCGTGGATGTTGTGTAAACTCCTGGATAAAGCAG GTGTTCCACCAGGTGTGGTCAATATCGTGTTTGGAACGGGGCCCAGGGTCGGGGAGGCCCTGGTGTCCCATCCAGAGGTGCCGCTCATCTCCTTCACGGGGAGCCAGCCCACGGCGGAGCGGATCACCCAGCTCAGTGCTCCCCACTGCAAGAAGCTCTCCCTGGAGCTGGGGGGCAAGAATCCTGCCATCATCTTTGAGGACGCCAACCTGGACGAGTGCATTCCAGCCACCGTCAGGTCCAGCTTCGCTAACCAG GGTGAAATCTGCCTCTGTACCAGCAGGATCTTTGTCCAGAAGAGCATCTATAGTGAATTTTTGAAGAGATTTGTGGAAGCTACCAGAAAGTGGAAAGTCGGCATTCCCTCTGACCCATCGGCCAGCATGGGCGCTCTGATAAGTAAAGCACATTTGGAGAAA GTCAGAAGCTATGTCAAGAAAGCTCTTTCCGAAGGCGCCCGAATTCAGTGCGGGGAGGGTGTGGATAAGTTGCACCTCCCCGCCAGGAATCAGGCAGGCTATTTTATGCTTCCCACGGTGATAACAGACATTAAGGATGAATCCTGCTGCATGAAGGAAGAGATATTTGGTCCAGTGACGTGTGTCACCCCCTTTGATAGCGAAGAGGAAGTGATTCAAAGAGCCAACAACGTTAAATATGGGCTGGCAGCCACGGTGTGGTCAAGAGACGTGGGGCGCGTCCACCGCGTGGCTAAGAAGCTGCAGTCGGGCTTGGTCTGGACCAACTGCTGGCTCATCAGAGAGCTGAATCTTCCTTTTGGGGGGATGAAGAGTTCTGGGATAGGTAGAGAAGGAACTAAGGACTCTTACGACTTCTTCACTGAAATCAAAACCATCACCGTTAAACACTGA